From Piliocolobus tephrosceles isolate RC106 chromosome 16, ASM277652v3, whole genome shotgun sequence, the proteins below share one genomic window:
- the TSPOAP1 gene encoding peripheral-type benzodiazepine receptor-associated protein 1 isoform X5: MEQLTTLPRPGDPGAMEPWALPTWQSWTPGRGGEPGDAAPSVADTPPAALQLRELRAEESSEPKGAGSSGPIRGTDPEEAEACLPSLGQQASSSGPACQRPEDEEVEAFPKAKLNMGFGDRPNLELLRALGELRQRCAILKEENQMLRKSSFPETEEKVRRLKRKNAELAVIAKRLEERARKLQETNLRVVSAPLPRPGASLELCRKALARQRARDLSETASALLAKDKQIAALQRECRELQARLTLVGKEGPQWLHVRDFDRLLRESQREVLRLQRQIALRNQRETPPRPPSRPPGPALPARAEAPAPGAPGEATPQEDADNQPVILGEPEKEQRVQQLESELSKKRKKCESLEQEGRKKQRRCEELELQLREAQNENARLVEENSRLSGRVTEKEQVEWENAELRGQLLGVTQERDSALRKSQGLQSKLESLEQVLKHMREVAQRRQQLEVEHEQARLSLLEKQEEVRRLQQAQAEAKKEHEGAVQLLESTLDSMQARVRELEEQCRSQTEQFSLLAQELQAFRLHPGPLDLLTSALDCGTLGDRPPPPCCCSTPQPCRGSGPKDLDLPPGSPGRCTPKSSEPPPATLTGVPRRTAKKAESLSNSSHSESIHNSPKSCPTPEVDTASEVEELEADSVSLLPATPEGGRGGARIQVFLARYSYNPFEGPNENPEAELPLTAGEYIYVYGNMDEDGFFEGELMDGRRGLVPSNFVERVSDDDLLTSLPPELADLSHSSGPELSFLSVGGGGSSSGGQSSGGRSQPRPEEEDAGDQLSVSPSPEGLGEPPAVPYPRCLVVLKQLAHSVVLAWEPPPEQVELHGFHICVNGELRQALGPGAPPKAVLENLDLRAGPLHISVQALTSRGSSDPLRCCLAVGARAGVVPSQLRVHRLTATSAEITWVPGNSNLAHAIYLNGEECPPASPSTYWATFCHLRPGTPYQAQVEAQLPPQGPWEPGWERLEQRAATLQFTTLPAGPPDAPLDVQIEPGPSPGILIISWLPVTIDAAGTSNGVRVTGYAIYADGQKIMEVASPTAGSVLVELSQLQLLQVCREVVVRTMSPHGESADSIPAPITPALAPASLPARVSCPSPRPSPEARAPLASASPGPGDPSSPLQHPAPLGPQEPPGAPPTSPSREMPKGSHEDPPAPCSQVPCSGRGEQVHAGRGTWAWVLPQCSLFQEEAGAAVLGTSEERTASTSTLGEKDPGPAAPSLAKQEAEWTAGEACPAPSSAQGALAQQAPNTEACQGGDPGSGLRPRAEKEDAAELGVHLVNSLVDHGRNSDLSDIQEEEEEEEEEEELGSRTCSFQKQVAGNSIRENGAKSQPDPFCETDSDEEILEQILELPLQQFCSKKLFSIPEEEEEEEEDEEEEKPGAGCSSQDPGPPEPALLGLGCDSGQLRRPGQCPLSPEPSRAGDCLEDMPGLVGGSSRRRGGGSPEKPPSRRRPPDPREHCSRLLSNNGPQASGRPGPTRERGGLPVIEGPRTGLEASGRGRLGPSRRCSRGRALEPGLASCLSPKCLEISIEYDSEDEQEAGSGGISITSSCYPGDGEAWGTATVGRPRGPPKANSGPKPYPHLPAWEKGEPERRGRSATGKAKEPLSRATETREARGQDNSGRRGPQKRGARVPRPSTAELVPVRSPSEALAYQHLPVRIFVALFDYDPVSMSPNPDAGEEELPFREGQILKVFGDKDADGFYQGEGGGRTGYIPCNMVAEVAVDSPAGRQQLLQRGYLSPDIPLEGSGNGPFVYSTARTTGPPPKPRRSKKAESEGPARPCPGPPKLVPSAELKAPRSMVAAFDYNPQESSPNMDVEAELPFRAGDVITVFGGMDDDGFYYGELNGQRGLVPSNFLEGPGPEAGGLDREPRTPQAESQRTRRRRVQC, from the exons ATGGAGCAACTGACAACCCTCCCACGGCCTGGGGACCCTGGAGCCATGGAGCCATGGGCACTGCCCACCTGGCAGAGCTGGACTCCAGGTCGAGGAGGTGAACCTGGTGATGCAGCCCCAAGTGTCGCTGATACTCCTCCAGCAGCTCTGCAGCTTCGAGAACTGAGGGCTGAGGAGAGTTCCGAGCCCAAAGGAGCCGGGAGCTCTGGGCCCATCCGGGGCACTGACCCTGAAGAAGCAGAGGCTTGTCTGCCCAGCCTGGGCCAGCAAGCATCGAGCTCTGGACCCGCCTGCCAGAGGCCAGAGGATGAGGAAGTAGAGGCTTTCCCGAAG GCCAAGCTGAATATGGGCTTTGGGGACAGGCCCAATCTGGAGCTGCTGAGGGCCCTGGGGGAGCTGCGGCAGCGCTGTGCCATCCTTAAGGAGGAAaaccagatgctg AGGAAGAGCAGCTTCCCTGAGACGGAAGAGAAGGTGCGGAGGCTGAAGAGGAAGAACGCCGAGCTGGCGGTCATTGCCAAGCGCCTGGAGGAGAGGGCCCGAAAGCTGCAGGAAACGAACCTGAGGGTG GTGAGTGCCCCCTTGCCCCGGCCGGGGGCCAGCTTGGAGTTGTGTCGGAAGGCCCTAGCCCGCCAGCGAGCCCGGGACCTCAGTGAGACAGCCAGTGCACTGCTGGCCAAGGACAAGCAGATTGCTGCCTTGCAGCGGGAGTGCAGGGAGCTGCAGGCCAGGCTCACCCTGGTGGGCAAG GAGGGTCCCCAGTGGCTCCACGTGCGGGACTTCGATCGGTTGCTGCGCGAGTCCCAGCGGGAGGTGCTGCGGCTGCAGAGGCAGATCGCGCTGCGCAATCAGCGGGAGACGCCCCCGCGCCCGCCGTCCCGGCCCCCGGGCCCTGCTCTCCCGGCCAGAGCAGAGGCGCCGGCTCCCGGGGCCCCGGGAGAG GCCACACCCCAGGAGGATGCGGACAACCAGCCCGTGATTCTAGGGGAGCCAGAGAAAGAGCAGAGGGTGCAGCAGCTG GAATCGGAGCTCAGCAAGAAGCGGAAGAAATGCGAGAGCCTGGAGCAGGAAGGCCGGAAAAAACAGAGGCGATGTGAGGAGCTG GAACTGCAGCTGAGAGAAGCGCAGAATGAGAATGCCCGCCTGGTGGAGGAGAACTCCCGGCTCAGTGGGAGAGTCACAGAGAAGGAGCAG GTGGAGTGGGAGAATGCAGAGCTGAGGGGCCAGCTCCTGGGGGTGACACAGGAGAGGGACTCGGCCCTTCGCAAGAGCCAGGGCCTGCAAAGCAAGCTGGAGAGCCTGGAGCAAGTGCTGAAG CACATGCGGGAGGTGGCCCAGCGGCGACAGCAGCTGGAGGTGGAGCATGAACAGGCTCGGCTCAGCCTTctggagaagcaggaggaggtccGGAGGCTGCAGCAG GCCCAGGCGGAAGCCAAGAAGGAACATGAAGGAGCCGTGCAGCTGCTGGAG TCTACCTTGGATTCCATGCAG GCCCGGGTTCGAGAGCTCGAGGAACAGTGCCGCAGCCAAACCGAGCAGTTCAGCCTCCTGGCACAGGAACTCCAGGCCTTCCGCCTGCACCCGGGCCCCTTGGATCTGCTCACATCTGCCCTGGACTGCGGGACCCTTGGAGACCGCCCACCACCCCCCTGCTGCTGCTCCACTCCCCAGCCTTGCCGGGGGTCTGGCCCCAAAG ACCTTGACCTCCCGCCGGGCTCCCCTGGGCGCTGCACCCCAAAGTCTTCCGAGCCTCCCCCTGCCACCCTCACCGGGGTCCCTCGAAGGACAGCCAAGAAGGCAGAGTCTCTCTCCAACTCCTCCCACTCCGAGTCCATCCACAACAGCCCCAAGTCATGCCCTACACCTGAG GTGGACACAGCCAGTGAGGTAGAGGAGCTGGAGGCAGACAGTGTCTCCCTGCTCCCAGCCACGCCAGAGGGCGGCCGGGGAGGAGCCAGGATCCAGGTCTTCCTAGCGCGTTATAG CTACAACCCCTTTGAGGGCCCCAATGAGAATCCAGAAGCAGAGCTTCCGCTGACAGCTGGCGAGTACATCTACGTCTATGGCAACATGGATGAGGATGGCTTTTTTGAAG GAGAGCTCATGGATGGCCGAAGGGGCCTGGTCCCTTCCAATTTTGTAGAGCGTGTGTCGGATGACGACCTCCTGACCTCCCTCCCTCCGGAGCTGGCCGATTTGTCCCACAGCTCAGGCCCCGAACTCAGTTTCCTGAGTGTGGGTGGGGGTGGCAGCAGTAGCGGGGGCCAAAGCAGCGGGGGACGGAGCCAGCCCAGACCTGAGGAGGAGGATGCAGGGGACCAGCTCAGTGTGAGCCCATCACCGGAGGGCCTGGGCGAGCCTCCTGCTGTGCCTTACCCCCGCTGTCTGGTGGTCCTCAAGCAGCTGGCCCACAGTGTGGTGCTGGCCTGGGAACCCCCTCCTGAGCAAGTGGAGCTACACGGCTTCCATATCTGTGTGAATGGGGAGCTGCGGCAGGCCCTGGGGCCTGGGGCGCCACCCAAGGCGGTGCTGGAGAACCTGGACCTGCGGGCCGGGCCCCTTCACATTTCTGTCCAGGCCCTGACCAGCCGGGGCAGCTCTGACCCACTGCGCTGTTGCTTGGCAGTGggtgcccgggctggagtggTGCCCAGCCAGCTGCGGGTCCATCGGTTGACAGCCACATCTGCTGAGATCACCTGGGTGCCCGGCAATAGCAACTTGGCCCATGCCATCTACCTCAATGGGGAAGAGTGCCCACCTGCCAGCCCCAGTACCTACTGGGCCACCTTCTGCCACTTACGGCCTGGCACACCCTATCAGGCCCAAGTGGAGGCTCAGCTCCCACCCCAAGGGCCCTGGGAACCAGGCTGGGAGAGGCTGGAGCAGCGGGCTGCCACCCTGCAGTTCACCACACTCCCAGCAG gcccGCCTGATGCCCCTCTGGATGTGCAGATCGAGCCTGGGCCCTCCCCTGGAATCTTGATCATCAGTTGGCTCCCAGTCACCATCGATGCTGCTGGCACATCCAACGGTGTCCGGGTCACAGGCTATGCCATCTATGCTGATGGGCAGAAG ATCATGGAGGTGGCCTCGCCCACGGCAGGCAGTGTGCTGGTGGAGTTGTCccagctgcagctgctgcagGTGTGTCGTGAGGTGGTCGTGCGTACCATGTCGCCCCACGGGGAGTCGGCGGACTCCATCCCGGCTCCTATCACTCCCGCCCTGGCTCCAGCCAGCCTGCCAGCCCGAGTCTCCTGCCCCTCACCGCGACCAAGCCCAGAGGCCAGAGCAccccttgcttcagcctccccagggcCTGGAGACCCCAGCTCTCCTCTCCAGCACCCTGCTCCCCTTGGACCTCAAGAGCCCCCAGGAGCACCCCCTACAAGCCCTTCCAGAGAGATGCCAAAAGGGTCCCACGAGGATCCTCCAGCACCTTGCTCCCAGGTACCCTGTTCGGGGAGAGGGGAGCAGGTGCATGCTGGGAGAGGGACCTGGGCTTGGGTCCTTCCTCAGTGCTCTCTGTtccaggaggaggctggggcagcagtGCTGGGCACCTCAGAGGAGAGGACAGCCAGCACATCCACCCTGGGTGAGAAGGACCCTGGCCCCGCAGCTCCCTCACTGGCCAAGCAGGAGGCCGAGTGGACTGCAGGAGAGGcctgcccagcccccagctcCGCCCAGGGAGCACTGGCCCAGCAGGCGCCAAATACCGAGGCGTGCCAAGGAGGAGACCCAGGGTCTGGGCTGAGGCCCAGGGCTGAG AAGGAGGACGCGGCAGAGCTCGGGGTTCATCTGGTGAACTCCCTCGTGGACCACGGCCGCAACTCAGACTTGTCAGACatccaggaagaagaggaagaggaggaggaggaagaggagctgggTTCCAGGACTTGCTCCTTCCAGAAGCAGGTTGCTGGCAACAGCATCAGGGAGAATGGGGCCAAG tCCCAGCCCGATCCCTTTTGTGAGACTGATAGCGATGAGGAGATCTTGGAGCAGATCCTGGAGCTGCCCCTCCAGCAGTTCTGCAGCAAGAAGCTCTTTAGCATccccgaggaggaggaggaggaagaggaggacgaggaggaggagaagccagGGGCAGGCTGTTCTTCCCAAGACCCTGGCCCACCTGAACCTGCATTGCTGGGGCTGGGCTGTGACAGTGGTCAGCTCCGAAGACCTGGCCAGTGTCCCTTGTCTCCTGAGCCCTCCAGGGCTGGAGACTGCCTGGAGGACATGCCTGGATTAGTTGGTGGAAGCAGTCGGAGGAGAGGAGGGGGCTCCCCTGAGAAGCCCCCAAGCCGCAGGCGGCCTCCCGATCCCCGTGAACACTGCAGCCGACTTCTCAGCAACAATGGGCCCCAGGCCTCTGGACGACCCGGCCCCACGCGGGAGAGGGGTGGCCTCCCCGTCATTGAGGGCCCCAGGACTGGACTAGAGGCTAGCGGGAGAGGGCGGCTGGGCCCTTCCCGGAGGTGCTCCCGTGGCCGGGCGCTGGAGCCTGGCCTGGCCAGCTGCCTTTCCCCCAAGTGCTTGGAAATCAGCATTGAATATGACTCGGAGGACGAGCAGGAGGCGGGCAGCGGGGGCATCAGCATCACCAGCTCCTGCTACCCTGGAGATGGGGAGGCCTGGGGCACGGCAACCGTAGGAAGGCCCAGGGGGCCTCCGAAGGCCAATTCAGGCCCCAAACCCTACCCACACctcccagcctgggagaaaggggAGCCAGAGCGGAGAGGCCGCAGTGCGACGGGCAAAGCCAAGGAGCCACTCTCCCGG GCAACAGAGACCAGAGAAGCCAGAGGGCAGGACAACTCTGGGCGGAGAGGCCCCCAGAAGAGAGGTGCCCGAGTCCCCAGGCCAAGCACTGCAGAGCTAG TCCCTGTGAGGAGCCCGTCAGAAGCATTGGCTTACCAGCACCTACCCGTCAGGATCTTTGTAGCTCTGTTTGACTACGACCCCGTGTCAATGTCGCCCAATCCTGATGCTGGAGAAGAAGAGCTTCCCTTCCGAGAGGGTCAGATCCTGAAG GTGTTTGGGGACAAGGATGCCGACGGCTTCTACCAGGGCGAAGGGGGGGGGCGGACAGGCTACATTCCCTGCAACATGGTGGCTGAGGTGGCTGTGGACAGCCCTGCCGGGAGACAGCAGCTGCTCCAGCGGGGTTATTTGTCCCCAGATATTCCCCTCGAGGGCTCAG GGAATGGTCCCTTTGTGTACTCCACAGCCCGCACAACTGGGCCTCCTCCCAAGCCCCGCCGCTCCAAGAAAG CTGAGTCGGAAGGCCCTGCCCGGCCCTGTCCAG GCCCCCCTAAGCTGGTCCCCTCTGCTGAGCTGAAAGCTCCCCGCTCCATGGTGGCTGCATTTGACTACAACCCCCAGGAGAGTTCCCCCAATATGGACGTGGAG GCAGAGCTGCCCTTCCGGGCAGGGGATGTCATTACTGTGTTTGGGGGCATGGACGATGACGGTTTCTACTAT GGGGAATTAAATGGACAAAGGGGCCTGGTTCCATCCAACTTCCTGGAGGGCccggggcctgaggcaggaggcctgGACAGGGAACCCAGGACACCCCAGGCTGAGAGTCAG AGAACGAGGAGGAGAAGAGTCCAGTGCTAG
- the TSPOAP1 gene encoding peripheral-type benzodiazepine receptor-associated protein 1 isoform X11, translating to MEQLTTLPRPGDPGAMEPWALPTWQSWTPGRGGEPGDAAPSVADTPPAALQLRELRAEESSEPKGAGSSGPIRGTDPEEAEACLPSLGQQASSSGPACQRPEDEEVEAFPKAKLNMGFGDRPNLELLRALGELRQRCAILKEENQMLRKSSFPETEEKVRRLKRKNAELAVIAKRLEERARKLQETNLRVVSAPLPRPGASLELCRKALARQRARDLSETASALLAKDKQIAALQRECRELQARLTLVGKEGPQWLHVRDFDRLLRESQREVLRLQRQIALRNQRETPPRPPSRPPGPALPARAEAPAPGAPGEATPQEDADNQPVILGEPEKEQRVQQLESELSKKRKKCESLEQEGRKKQRRCEELELQLREAQNENARLVEENSRLSGRVTEKEQVEWENAELRGQLLGVTQERDSALRKSQGLQSKLESLEQVLKHMREVAQRRQQLEVEHEQARLSLLEKQEEVRRLQQAQAEAKKEHEGAVQLLESTLDSMQARVRELEEQCRSQTEQFSLLAQELQAFRLHPGPLDLLTSALDCGTLGDRPPPPCCCSTPQPCRGSGPKDLDLPPGSPGRCTPKSSEPPPATLTGVPRRTAKKAESLSNSSHSESIHNSPKSCPTPEVDTASEVEELEADSVSLLPATPEGGRGGARIQVFLARYSYNPFEGPNENPEAELPLTAGEYIYVYGNMDEDGFFEGELMDGRRGLVPSNFVERVSDDDLLTSLPPELADLSHSSGPELSFLSVGGGGSSSGGQSSGGRSQPRPEEEDAGDQLSVSPSPEGLGEPPAVPYPRCLVVLKQLAHSVVLAWEPPPEQVELHGFHICVNGELRQALGPGAPPKAVLENLDLRAGPLHISVQALTSRGSSDPLRCCLAVGARAGVVPSQLRVHRLTATSAEITWVPGNSNLAHAIYLNGEECPPASPSTYWATFCHLRPGTPYQAQVEAQLPPQGPWEPGWERLEQRAATLQFTTLPAGPPDAPLDVQIEPGPSPGILIISWLPVTIDAAGTSNGVRVTGYAIYADGQKIMEVASPTAGSVLVELSQLQLLQVCREVVVRTMSPHGESADSIPAPITPALAPASLPARVSCPSPRPSPEARAPLASASPGPGDPSSPLQHPAPLGPQEPPGAPPTSPSREMPKGSHEDPPAPCSQVPCSGRGEQVHAGRGTWAWVLPQCSLFQEEAGAAVLGTSEERTASTSTLGEKDPGPAAPSLAKQEAEWTAGEACPAPSSAQGALAQQAPNTEACQGGDPGSGLRPRAEKEDAAELGVHLVNSLVDHGRNSDLSDIQEEEEEEEEEEELGSRTCSFQKQVAGNSIRENGAKSQPDPFCETDSDEEILEQILELPLQQFCSKKLFSIPEEEEEEEEDEEEEKPGAGCSSQDPGPPEPALLGLGCDSGQLRRPGQCPLSPEPSRAGDCLEDMPGLVGGSSRRRGGGSPEKPPSRRRPPDPREHCSRLLSNNGPQASGRPGPTRERGGLPVIEGPRTGLEASGRGRLGPSRRCSRGRALEPGLASCLSPKCLEISIEYDSEDEQEAGSGGISITSSCYPGDGEAWGTATVGRPRGPPKANSGPKPYPHLPAWEKGEPERRGRSATGKAKEPLSRATETREARGQDNSGRRGPQKRGARVPRPSTAELVPVRSPSEALAYQHLPVRIFVALFDYDPVSMSPNPDAGEEELPFREGQILKVFGDKDADGFYQGEGGGRTGYIPCNMVAEVAVDSPAGRQQLLQRGYLSPDIPLEGSARTTGPPPKPRRSKKGG from the exons ATGGAGCAACTGACAACCCTCCCACGGCCTGGGGACCCTGGAGCCATGGAGCCATGGGCACTGCCCACCTGGCAGAGCTGGACTCCAGGTCGAGGAGGTGAACCTGGTGATGCAGCCCCAAGTGTCGCTGATACTCCTCCAGCAGCTCTGCAGCTTCGAGAACTGAGGGCTGAGGAGAGTTCCGAGCCCAAAGGAGCCGGGAGCTCTGGGCCCATCCGGGGCACTGACCCTGAAGAAGCAGAGGCTTGTCTGCCCAGCCTGGGCCAGCAAGCATCGAGCTCTGGACCCGCCTGCCAGAGGCCAGAGGATGAGGAAGTAGAGGCTTTCCCGAAG GCCAAGCTGAATATGGGCTTTGGGGACAGGCCCAATCTGGAGCTGCTGAGGGCCCTGGGGGAGCTGCGGCAGCGCTGTGCCATCCTTAAGGAGGAAaaccagatgctg AGGAAGAGCAGCTTCCCTGAGACGGAAGAGAAGGTGCGGAGGCTGAAGAGGAAGAACGCCGAGCTGGCGGTCATTGCCAAGCGCCTGGAGGAGAGGGCCCGAAAGCTGCAGGAAACGAACCTGAGGGTG GTGAGTGCCCCCTTGCCCCGGCCGGGGGCCAGCTTGGAGTTGTGTCGGAAGGCCCTAGCCCGCCAGCGAGCCCGGGACCTCAGTGAGACAGCCAGTGCACTGCTGGCCAAGGACAAGCAGATTGCTGCCTTGCAGCGGGAGTGCAGGGAGCTGCAGGCCAGGCTCACCCTGGTGGGCAAG GAGGGTCCCCAGTGGCTCCACGTGCGGGACTTCGATCGGTTGCTGCGCGAGTCCCAGCGGGAGGTGCTGCGGCTGCAGAGGCAGATCGCGCTGCGCAATCAGCGGGAGACGCCCCCGCGCCCGCCGTCCCGGCCCCCGGGCCCTGCTCTCCCGGCCAGAGCAGAGGCGCCGGCTCCCGGGGCCCCGGGAGAG GCCACACCCCAGGAGGATGCGGACAACCAGCCCGTGATTCTAGGGGAGCCAGAGAAAGAGCAGAGGGTGCAGCAGCTG GAATCGGAGCTCAGCAAGAAGCGGAAGAAATGCGAGAGCCTGGAGCAGGAAGGCCGGAAAAAACAGAGGCGATGTGAGGAGCTG GAACTGCAGCTGAGAGAAGCGCAGAATGAGAATGCCCGCCTGGTGGAGGAGAACTCCCGGCTCAGTGGGAGAGTCACAGAGAAGGAGCAG GTGGAGTGGGAGAATGCAGAGCTGAGGGGCCAGCTCCTGGGGGTGACACAGGAGAGGGACTCGGCCCTTCGCAAGAGCCAGGGCCTGCAAAGCAAGCTGGAGAGCCTGGAGCAAGTGCTGAAG CACATGCGGGAGGTGGCCCAGCGGCGACAGCAGCTGGAGGTGGAGCATGAACAGGCTCGGCTCAGCCTTctggagaagcaggaggaggtccGGAGGCTGCAGCAG GCCCAGGCGGAAGCCAAGAAGGAACATGAAGGAGCCGTGCAGCTGCTGGAG TCTACCTTGGATTCCATGCAG GCCCGGGTTCGAGAGCTCGAGGAACAGTGCCGCAGCCAAACCGAGCAGTTCAGCCTCCTGGCACAGGAACTCCAGGCCTTCCGCCTGCACCCGGGCCCCTTGGATCTGCTCACATCTGCCCTGGACTGCGGGACCCTTGGAGACCGCCCACCACCCCCCTGCTGCTGCTCCACTCCCCAGCCTTGCCGGGGGTCTGGCCCCAAAG ACCTTGACCTCCCGCCGGGCTCCCCTGGGCGCTGCACCCCAAAGTCTTCCGAGCCTCCCCCTGCCACCCTCACCGGGGTCCCTCGAAGGACAGCCAAGAAGGCAGAGTCTCTCTCCAACTCCTCCCACTCCGAGTCCATCCACAACAGCCCCAAGTCATGCCCTACACCTGAG GTGGACACAGCCAGTGAGGTAGAGGAGCTGGAGGCAGACAGTGTCTCCCTGCTCCCAGCCACGCCAGAGGGCGGCCGGGGAGGAGCCAGGATCCAGGTCTTCCTAGCGCGTTATAG CTACAACCCCTTTGAGGGCCCCAATGAGAATCCAGAAGCAGAGCTTCCGCTGACAGCTGGCGAGTACATCTACGTCTATGGCAACATGGATGAGGATGGCTTTTTTGAAG GAGAGCTCATGGATGGCCGAAGGGGCCTGGTCCCTTCCAATTTTGTAGAGCGTGTGTCGGATGACGACCTCCTGACCTCCCTCCCTCCGGAGCTGGCCGATTTGTCCCACAGCTCAGGCCCCGAACTCAGTTTCCTGAGTGTGGGTGGGGGTGGCAGCAGTAGCGGGGGCCAAAGCAGCGGGGGACGGAGCCAGCCCAGACCTGAGGAGGAGGATGCAGGGGACCAGCTCAGTGTGAGCCCATCACCGGAGGGCCTGGGCGAGCCTCCTGCTGTGCCTTACCCCCGCTGTCTGGTGGTCCTCAAGCAGCTGGCCCACAGTGTGGTGCTGGCCTGGGAACCCCCTCCTGAGCAAGTGGAGCTACACGGCTTCCATATCTGTGTGAATGGGGAGCTGCGGCAGGCCCTGGGGCCTGGGGCGCCACCCAAGGCGGTGCTGGAGAACCTGGACCTGCGGGCCGGGCCCCTTCACATTTCTGTCCAGGCCCTGACCAGCCGGGGCAGCTCTGACCCACTGCGCTGTTGCTTGGCAGTGggtgcccgggctggagtggTGCCCAGCCAGCTGCGGGTCCATCGGTTGACAGCCACATCTGCTGAGATCACCTGGGTGCCCGGCAATAGCAACTTGGCCCATGCCATCTACCTCAATGGGGAAGAGTGCCCACCTGCCAGCCCCAGTACCTACTGGGCCACCTTCTGCCACTTACGGCCTGGCACACCCTATCAGGCCCAAGTGGAGGCTCAGCTCCCACCCCAAGGGCCCTGGGAACCAGGCTGGGAGAGGCTGGAGCAGCGGGCTGCCACCCTGCAGTTCACCACACTCCCAGCAG gcccGCCTGATGCCCCTCTGGATGTGCAGATCGAGCCTGGGCCCTCCCCTGGAATCTTGATCATCAGTTGGCTCCCAGTCACCATCGATGCTGCTGGCACATCCAACGGTGTCCGGGTCACAGGCTATGCCATCTATGCTGATGGGCAGAAG ATCATGGAGGTGGCCTCGCCCACGGCAGGCAGTGTGCTGGTGGAGTTGTCccagctgcagctgctgcagGTGTGTCGTGAGGTGGTCGTGCGTACCATGTCGCCCCACGGGGAGTCGGCGGACTCCATCCCGGCTCCTATCACTCCCGCCCTGGCTCCAGCCAGCCTGCCAGCCCGAGTCTCCTGCCCCTCACCGCGACCAAGCCCAGAGGCCAGAGCAccccttgcttcagcctccccagggcCTGGAGACCCCAGCTCTCCTCTCCAGCACCCTGCTCCCCTTGGACCTCAAGAGCCCCCAGGAGCACCCCCTACAAGCCCTTCCAGAGAGATGCCAAAAGGGTCCCACGAGGATCCTCCAGCACCTTGCTCCCAGGTACCCTGTTCGGGGAGAGGGGAGCAGGTGCATGCTGGGAGAGGGACCTGGGCTTGGGTCCTTCCTCAGTGCTCTCTGTtccaggaggaggctggggcagcagtGCTGGGCACCTCAGAGGAGAGGACAGCCAGCACATCCACCCTGGGTGAGAAGGACCCTGGCCCCGCAGCTCCCTCACTGGCCAAGCAGGAGGCCGAGTGGACTGCAGGAGAGGcctgcccagcccccagctcCGCCCAGGGAGCACTGGCCCAGCAGGCGCCAAATACCGAGGCGTGCCAAGGAGGAGACCCAGGGTCTGGGCTGAGGCCCAGGGCTGAG AAGGAGGACGCGGCAGAGCTCGGGGTTCATCTGGTGAACTCCCTCGTGGACCACGGCCGCAACTCAGACTTGTCAGACatccaggaagaagaggaagaggaggaggaggaagaggagctgggTTCCAGGACTTGCTCCTTCCAGAAGCAGGTTGCTGGCAACAGCATCAGGGAGAATGGGGCCAAG tCCCAGCCCGATCCCTTTTGTGAGACTGATAGCGATGAGGAGATCTTGGAGCAGATCCTGGAGCTGCCCCTCCAGCAGTTCTGCAGCAAGAAGCTCTTTAGCATccccgaggaggaggaggaggaagaggaggacgaggaggaggagaagccagGGGCAGGCTGTTCTTCCCAAGACCCTGGCCCACCTGAACCTGCATTGCTGGGGCTGGGCTGTGACAGTGGTCAGCTCCGAAGACCTGGCCAGTGTCCCTTGTCTCCTGAGCCCTCCAGGGCTGGAGACTGCCTGGAGGACATGCCTGGATTAGTTGGTGGAAGCAGTCGGAGGAGAGGAGGGGGCTCCCCTGAGAAGCCCCCAAGCCGCAGGCGGCCTCCCGATCCCCGTGAACACTGCAGCCGACTTCTCAGCAACAATGGGCCCCAGGCCTCTGGACGACCCGGCCCCACGCGGGAGAGGGGTGGCCTCCCCGTCATTGAGGGCCCCAGGACTGGACTAGAGGCTAGCGGGAGAGGGCGGCTGGGCCCTTCCCGGAGGTGCTCCCGTGGCCGGGCGCTGGAGCCTGGCCTGGCCAGCTGCCTTTCCCCCAAGTGCTTGGAAATCAGCATTGAATATGACTCGGAGGACGAGCAGGAGGCGGGCAGCGGGGGCATCAGCATCACCAGCTCCTGCTACCCTGGAGATGGGGAGGCCTGGGGCACGGCAACCGTAGGAAGGCCCAGGGGGCCTCCGAAGGCCAATTCAGGCCCCAAACCCTACCCACACctcccagcctgggagaaaggggAGCCAGAGCGGAGAGGCCGCAGTGCGACGGGCAAAGCCAAGGAGCCACTCTCCCGG GCAACAGAGACCAGAGAAGCCAGAGGGCAGGACAACTCTGGGCGGAGAGGCCCCCAGAAGAGAGGTGCCCGAGTCCCCAGGCCAAGCACTGCAGAGCTAG TCCCTGTGAGGAGCCCGTCAGAAGCATTGGCTTACCAGCACCTACCCGTCAGGATCTTTGTAGCTCTGTTTGACTACGACCCCGTGTCAATGTCGCCCAATCCTGATGCTGGAGAAGAAGAGCTTCCCTTCCGAGAGGGTCAGATCCTGAAG GTGTTTGGGGACAAGGATGCCGACGGCTTCTACCAGGGCGAAGGGGGGGGGCGGACAGGCTACATTCCCTGCAACATGGTGGCTGAGGTGGCTGTGGACAGCCCTGCCGGGAGACAGCAGCTGCTCCAGCGGGGTTATTTGTCCCCAGATATTCCCCTCGAGGGCTCAG CCCGCACAACTGGGCCTCCTCCCAAGCCCCGCCGCTCCAAGAAAGGTGG CTGA